The DNA region ctggatgatcttggaggtctcttccaacctggttgattctgtgattctatggggcTGAAGAGAATGTAAGTGAGAAGGAAGGTTGGTATGCATTTCAAATGCCACCTACTTGGTATTTTTCCAACATCTTACATGTCTCATCACATTACAATAAATAGACACACCTACACGCATACTAATACaggttttctttgccttttcagcaggaagaaatttaaaagctctgcccagctgcaatcacagaacggtgggggtcaggagagagacatctagagatcatctagtccaacctcccccctgctaaagcagggtcacctagatcaggttgcacaggaatgcgtccaggcaggtttggaaagtctccagagaaggagactccacaacctctctgtgcagcctgccccagggctctagCACTCTCACAGAAatgtttttccttgtgtttaagtgaaacctcctgcttTCAAGATTGTgctcactgcctcttgtcctgttactggtcACCACTGAAGACAGTCTGACCCTATCCCCTTGTTCCCTGCCCTTTAGctattgctgagcattgatcagatgctctctcactctgttcttctccaggctaaacagccccaggtctttctgcctctcctcatcagggaAAAGCCCCAGTCTCTTCAgggtctttgtggccctccattggactctccaggagctcccagtctctctctagAAGATACAGATCTCCAACTGATAGGTGCAGAAGGAATGGCTTAGAATGTACATTAGCCCAAAAGCCAAGAAAAAGAATTTTTGCCTtcaagcagcactgcaaacaCCCAAATGTCAGACTGCCCACATCTGATTGCCCAGTGATGAGGCTGTGTTTCAGAACTCTTGCTGCTGTCTcagcaaaacacacacacaaagagggCAGCTATTTATTGACAGTTTATTCttggttgtgtttgttttcccctgctGATGCTAAAACAAGTGTAAAACCTCTCCTAAGTTTGAAAAGAGCTTTCAAAAACCTGTAAGGTCCATTCATGAACTCTCACCCATGTAACATGAAAATAATTGCCCAGCCCTATTACCAGCTCTATTTCAAGTAAGCCCTTCAACATACACTGTCCTCTCAAGTGAAGGTgcacaatcagagaatcacagaatttagactggaaaagcccttcaagctcatcgagtccaaacattagtttcacactgacaagtccctgaccaaaccagatccctcagcacaacatctcatcactgtgaatcgctatggttggaaaggaccaccaggatcagccagtccaaccttcatcccagcatccttcatcaccagaccatagtctcaagcaccacatccactctgcttttaaacacctccagggatgcgactccaccacctccctgggcagcctgttccagtgcctgaccacccgctcaggaaagaacttcctcccaacatccaacctaaacctcccctgacacaacttgaggccatttcctcttgtcctgtcattagtaatttaggagaagagaccagctccagcctcactacagcctccttttaggtagttgtagagggcaataaggtcccatCTCAGCCTCCtcgtctccagactaaacacccccagctccctcagccgctcctcataggtcatgtttgccacacctctccccagccttgtcacccttctctgtacccactccagcacttcagtgtccctcctacactgtggtgaccaaaactggacacagtactcgaggtgtggtctcatgagtgctgagtacaggggcacgatcgcctccctactcctgctggtcacactattgctgatagaagtcaggatgctgtttgccttctcggccacttgagcacactgctggccaccaacacccccaggtccctttctgtcagGCAAATCTCCAtccactcctcccccagcctgtaggtaTCAGCTACAATCAGCTAAAGATTTTGGTAAGATTAGAGGTAAAGTGAGATGTGGAACTGTGTTAATCACCTTAAAAGACAAAGTATTAGCAGAGAGAGGGGACAATGTACCCAGAAACAAAGATCCAGGTAAGACAAACAACAATGCACTGCTATTGTtctgtcctcctgcagctgaaaaCAAAATTGAGCTCCACAATGATCTTTCTAAacagacacatagaatcatagaatcaaccaggctggaagagacctccaagatcatccagtccgacctagcacccagccctagccagtcaactagaccatggcactaagtgcctcagacaggctttgcttgaacacctcaagggatggtgactccaccacctccctgggcagcccattccaatgccaatcactctctctgccaacaacttcctcctaacatccagcctatacttcccctggcacaacttgagactgtccctccttgttctgttgctggttgcctggcagaagagaccaacccccacctggctacagcctcccttcaggtagctgtagccagcaatgaggtctgccctgagcctcctcctttccaggctgcacacccccagctccctcagcctctcctcacagggtttgtgctccaggcccctcaccagctttgttgcccttctctggacatgttccagcacctcaacatctctcttgaattgaggagcccagaactggacacagtactcatggtgtggcctgaccagtgttgatgGCTTCTCCTGCAGGCTTCAAACCAGCCAGCTTCTTTAAAGGATACTATGAAAAGCTGGGTCTTAATAAAgacttcctcccttccttccttatACCTAATTTTCTAGAAGTTTAAGCTGCTATGGACCCAGCCACAAGGCACTTCATGCAGAATGacttttcatttttcattcaTATGTTCCATTTCCAAATAACCACCCTTCCTAGTTATGACATCTGGGCTTCTTATTGCAGACAACCCCTGCTgaccagaaaaaaaccctctttttCTTGCTCAGGCACAAGGCAACGATGCCTGTGAGTAAACCATGTTTTGTGCACTACTTTTCCTTTTAGTTTTAAATAAATGCAATAAAAGGTCAAAAATGTCACTCACCTGCTTTGTTTATATCAAGTTCTGATAACTTTAAGGCCAGTTCACTGGAATTCCCACCCGGAGAGGACACAAGTATGTCATGTAAAGCATTTCTTCTACCCGTTCTTCCTGAGGCAATGAAGTCTGCATATGTAGATTCCACATCAGTCATTGCTAACAAATATCCACATAGCAGTACCTGGAtgggaggaaaaacaaagagtGTTGCTCAGACCACCAGAAAAACAGGAATAGGCATTGAATTAGAGGGTTCTCATTGTGGAGTAGATTG from Pogoniulus pusillus isolate bPogPus1 chromosome 14, bPogPus1.pri, whole genome shotgun sequence includes:
- the PKIA gene encoding cAMP-dependent protein kinase inhibitor alpha — protein: MTDVESTYADFIASGRTGRRNALHDILVSSPGGNSSELALKLSELDINKAEGEGDAQRNPSEQTGEAQGEAAKQES